The window GGGCATCGCCCCCGAGATCGCCATCGCGGGCGAGGTCAGGAACTTTGCCCCGGAGCCGGTGCTGGACCGCAAGGACGCGCGGCGGATGGACTGGTTCATCCAGTACGCCCTGGTCGCCGCGCACGATGCCATGGTCAACGCGGGGCTGGGCGGCCTGGGGCCCGTCCCCAATCCGGAGGAGACGGGCACCATTGTCGGCTCGGGGATGGGCGGGCTGATTTCCATCATGGAGACCTCCGACACCATGCGCGAAAAGGGGATGAACCGCGTTTCTCCGTTCTTCATCCCCGCCAGCATCATCAACCTGGCCGCCGGGCAGATCGCCATCCGCACCGGCGCGCAGGGGCCCAGCTACGCCCCCGTTTCCGCCTGCGCCAGCAGCAACCACGCGATCGGAGAGGCATTCCACGCCATCCAGCGCGGCGACGCCCGGATGATGCTGGCCGGCGGCACCGAGGCCTGCCTGACGCCCATCTCGTTCGCCGGCTTCGCCGCGGCCCGCGCCCTCGCTACCCAGTACGAGTCGCCCGAGACGGCGTCGCGCCCGTTCGACGCCACGCGCAGCGGCTTCGTGCACGGCGAGGGCGGCGGCGTGCTGGTGCTGGAGGAGCTGGAAAGCGCCCGTGAGCGCGGCGCGCCCATCCTGGCGGAGATCATCGGCTTCGGCATGAGTGCCGACGCCTTCCACATCACCGCGCCCCCCGAGGACGGGGCGGGCGCCGCGCGGGCCATGAAGGCCGCCCTGCGCAGCGCCGGCCTGGCCCCGGAAGAGGTATCGTACATCAACGCGCACGGGACGTCGACGCCCGTGGGCGACGCGGCCGAGACGCGCGCCATCCGCTCCGTTCTGGGCGCCCACGCCGAGCGCGTGCCCGTGTCGTCCACCAAGTCGATGATCGGCCACGCGCTGGGCGGCAGCGCGTCCATCGAGGCGGGCGTCTGCGCGATGGCCATCCGCGACGGCATCATCCCGCCGACGATCAACCTGCGCACGCCGGACCCGGAGTGCGACCTGGACTACGTTCCCGACACCGCTCGCGAGCAGGCGCTGGACGTGGTCCTCAGCAACTCGTTCGGCTTCGGCGGGGCGAACACCACGCTCGTGATGCGCCGCTTCGACGGCTGACGATCCTGATCGCACCGATCGAAAAAACGGGAGGCCCGGATCACCGGGCCTCCCGTTTCGTCTCCCCACGCCGAGGGCGTCAGCCGTTGCCGCCCTCGTGGCCCTCCGCCGTGTTGTCGAGCCCCCCGGAGGTGTTCGACTCGCTCGAGCGCCCGGCCGCCTGGCTGGTGCCGGAGGCGTTTCCTCCGCCGGTCGATCCGCCCGCGGAGTATCCCCCGCCCTGCGACTGCCGTCCCCCTGTGGCGTTCTGGGCCAGGTTGCGCACCGTGCCCAGGAACCCGCCGCCGCCCGAACCGGAGCGGCCGCCCCCGGCACCGCCGCGTCCGCGGCTACGCCCGGGCTCCGAGATCTGCTCCACCGCCTCGGCCAGCTCGTAGCGGCCCTCGCGGCTGTCCAGGTCCGTCGCCACGTCGGCCTGCGCGATGATGCCCACCAGCCGGCCCTCGCGGTCGGTGATGGGAACGCGGCGCACCTGCTCGCGCTCCATGACGTTCAGCACATCACGCAGCGAGTCGTTCTTGTTGCAGGTTTCCACCTGGGTGGTCATCACCTGGCTGACCTTGGTGGAGTTGGCGTCCATCCCGTCGGCGACGGCGCGGATGGCGATGTCGCGGTCGGTGAGCACGCCGCGCAGGCGCTTGCTGGTATCGCTCTCCACGACGGGGATGATGCCCACGTCCAGGTCGCGCATCTTGCGCGCGGCGTCGGCCAGCGACGTTTCGGGCGTCACCGTCTCCGGATTGTCGGTCATCACGTCGGCCGCACGCAGGCGCCGCAGCTCTTCGCCGCCGCCCTGCTGCCCGCCGCCGTACCCCGGGTCACCGAAGCCGGAGCCGCCCTGGCCCCCGCCGCCGTAGCCGCCCTGGCCACCGCTGGTCCATCCACCGCCGTACCCGCCGGAGTTCTGCCCGCCGCCTCCGTATCCGCCGCCACCACCGCCGTAGGAGCCGCCACCGTACGAGCCTCCGCCGTAGCCACCCCCGCCGTAGCCGCCGGACTCACCGCGGAAGCTCGGGTCTCCGTAGCCGTAGCCGCCGTACCCCTGGCCACCGCCGTACATCCCGCCGCCGAAGCCCTGGCCGCCGTAGCCGTACCCGCCGCCGGACTGCGTGTCGCGTCCGCTGCCCCAGCCGGCGTCGTCGGAGTAGCCCCCACCGCCACCGCGGCCCGCGCCGTACCCGCCATAGCCGGAGCCGCCGCGCGCGCCGCCGTACCCGCCGGCGCCGAACTCGTTATCGTACGCGCCGCCACCGGGCCCAAAGCCGGAGAAGCCACCGTTCTGGCCGCCGCCGGCGTCCGAGCCCATGCCGCCGTACTCACCGCCACGCGAGGCGCCACCGCGATTCCCCCCACCGCCTCCGTACCCACCCTGGCCGAACCACCCGCGGTCCTGGCCGTAGTCGCGTCCGTAGCTTGCCATGCCTCGTCTCCTCGTTCTGGTGACCTGGCTCTCCAAAACTCACTCCCCGCACGGGGGAGAGGGAGGGACGGGGGGTGCAAGATGGATACCCCGCGACGGGAGCCTACGCCCTCCTCCGCCGCAGCGCGACGACCGCGAATCCGATCACCGCGATGGCCGCAAAGCTGAACCACTGTACCGCATAGCTCAGGTGGTTGCCCTCGCTCATCTCCGGCAGCGGCACGGGAATGGGAGGATCGGACGCGGCGCCGTCCGGCAGCTGCTGCACGTGCACGGGCAACACCTCGCCGCGCGTCCGCGCACGAAGCGCGGCCAGGTCCAGCCGGCGGTAGGTGGTGTCGTCACCCACGCGCCCCGCGGGCATCCCGCCGTCCGGACGCGTCTCCACCGGCAGCAGCACGCCGGTGATGATGACCTCGCCCGTGTCCGGGCGCAGCGCGGAGCGGTCCACCGTAGCCGCGTCCGGCGAGGGGGCCCAGCCGCGGTTCACCATCACCACGCGCCCGTCCGCCAGCACCAGCGGGGCGACCATGTGCACCCCCGGATTTCCCGCGCGGGCGCGGGCACGCAGCACCACGGCGCCCGCGGGAGCGTAGCGGCCCCGGACGCTTACGCGGCGCCAGACGTACGCGTCAGGGTTCGATGTGAGGGCCGCGGAGGTGGCGGCATCCAGCACGAGCGGGGGCTGCGCGGTGTTGGCGCGCACGGCCTCGTTGCGGGCGCGCCGCTCCTGCAGCCGGTCCAGCTGCCACAGCCCCAGCCGCACGCACACGCCGGCGACGAGCAGAACGAAGACGGCGGCGAGGATGCCGCGCACGGTGAACTTCACGGGATCGATGCGGTTCCGTCCAAGGAAATCCAAGTCTGACGAAGCGAAAAGGTAAGCGCGGCGGCGGGGGACGGAAACGGGGCGCCGGCCTCCATGGCCGGCGCCCCGCGCACTCCCGCAACTCGCGCCCGCGATCAGACCGGGGCGGGCAGCGGATCCCGGTACAGGCCGCCGTCGTCGTCGCGGGGCGGATACGAGTCGGCCTCGTGCAGCGGCATCCCGTCGTACTCCCCCGGGGTCCGAACGGCGCCGGTAACCCCCATCGCCGACACCTCGTCGAACTCCTCGCGATACGCGGGGGCGCTCCGGCGGCGGCGCAGCAGGCCGCGGCGGGGCCGCTCCTCGGCGGTCTCTCCGCGAAGGACCATCAGCTCCGCCTCCTGCTGGTTGGCCACTTCCATCAGCCGGCGGGCGCGGCGCTCCCACAGCTCCGCCTTCTCCTGCGCGTGGGTGCTGTACGCCGCCCGGCCCCGCACGTCCTGGTTCATGCCGAACTCGCGGATGGCGGGGCGGGCGCCCTCGTCCTCGTCGCTTTCGCCCGTCAGGTACCCCAGCACCAGCCCCGCCAGGAACACGCCCCCCAGCAGCGGGAAGGCGTTCTCGCGCGCCTTGCGGCGCACGGGGGCCATTACGTCGAGCTTCTCTTCCACCTGCGCCCGCTTGCGGACGAGGGCTTCCTCGATCTGCTCGATGGTGTCGGACATCCGCGCGCGCGTCTGCTCGATCTGCAGGCGCGCCAGCTCGGGATCGTTCACGTCGGCGATGCTCCCCGGTGCCGTCGCGTGCACGGACGAGCCCGCCGTCACGTGGGTCGTCGAGGCAACGGGCGTGTGGCCCGACGACGGAGTGATCACCACTTCGGGATGGGTCACGCGCCCGGGCACGGCCCCGCCGGCGAGCGCCACGTCGGGGACGGTATCGTCGTCCCCACGCGTTACGTTCAGGTCAGCCATAG is drawn from Longimicrobium sp. and contains these coding sequences:
- the fabF gene encoding beta-ketoacyl-ACP synthase II, yielding MARRVVITGVGMVTALGNTAADTWAGVKAGRSGIGPLTKCELPGIAPEIAIAGEVRNFAPEPVLDRKDARRMDWFIQYALVAAHDAMVNAGLGGLGPVPNPEETGTIVGSGMGGLISIMETSDTMREKGMNRVSPFFIPASIINLAAGQIAIRTGAQGPSYAPVSACASSNHAIGEAFHAIQRGDARMMLAGGTEACLTPISFAGFAAARALATQYESPETASRPFDATRSGFVHGEGGGVLVLEELESARERGAPILAEIIGFGMSADAFHITAPPEDGAGAARAMKAALRSAGLAPEEVSYINAHGTSTPVGDAAETRAIRSVLGAHAERVPVSSTKSMIGHALGGSASIEAGVCAMAIRDGIIPPTINLRTPDPECDLDYVPDTAREQALDVVLSNSFGFGGANTTLVMRRFDG
- a CDS encoding CBS domain-containing protein produces the protein MASYGRDYGQDRGWFGQGGYGGGGGNRGGASRGGEYGGMGSDAGGGQNGGFSGFGPGGGAYDNEFGAGGYGGARGGSGYGGYGAGRGGGGGYSDDAGWGSGRDTQSGGGYGYGGQGFGGGMYGGGQGYGGYGYGDPSFRGESGGYGGGGYGGGSYGGGSYGGGGGGYGGGGQNSGGYGGGWTSGGQGGYGGGGQGGSGFGDPGYGGGQQGGGEELRRLRAADVMTDNPETVTPETSLADAARKMRDLDVGIIPVVESDTSKRLRGVLTDRDIAIRAVADGMDANSTKVSQVMTTQVETCNKNDSLRDVLNVMEREQVRRVPITDREGRLVGIIAQADVATDLDSREGRYELAEAVEQISEPGRSRGRGGAGGGRSGSGGGGFLGTVRNLAQNATGGRQSQGGGYSAGGSTGGGNASGTSQAAGRSSESNTSGGLDNTAEGHEGGNG
- a CDS encoding SURF1 family protein, with product MKFTVRGILAAVFVLLVAGVCVRLGLWQLDRLQERRARNEAVRANTAQPPLVLDAATSAALTSNPDAYVWRRVSVRGRYAPAGAVVLRARARAGNPGVHMVAPLVLADGRVVMVNRGWAPSPDAATVDRSALRPDTGEVIITGVLLPVETRPDGGMPAGRVGDDTTYRRLDLAALRARTRGEVLPVHVQQLPDGAASDPPIPVPLPEMSEGNHLSYAVQWFSFAAIAVIGFAVVALRRRRA